The following are encoded together in the Thunnus thynnus chromosome 15, fThuThy2.1, whole genome shotgun sequence genome:
- the pef1 gene encoding peflin gives MSFHYGQGYPGGGHPPPGAPYMGGGGPHPSAPYGGAARQPGGPYGGYGTPGHGGQYGHAPGGAPGGPYGGYGGQSHGTPYGHHAPAGNIPPGVNLEAYQWFQSVDTDHSGFINLKELKQALVNSNWSAFNDETCLMMINMFDKTRTGRMDLFGFSALWDYMQRWRALFQQYDRDRSGCISGPELHQALAQMGYNLSPQFSEQLVRRYIVRGGPHGIQLDRFIQVCTQLQSMTQAFRERDTAMTGNVRLNYEEFLSCAITRLM, from the exons ATGAGTTTCCACTACGGCCAG GGCTATCCAGGAGGAGGTCACCCACCACCAGGTGCTCCATACATGGGAGGTGGTGGTCCTCACCCCTCAGCTCCATACGGAGGTGCAGCACGTCAACCAGGAGGTCCTTATGGTGGTTATGGAACCCCAGGACATGGAGGGCAGTATGGGCATGCACCAGGGGGTGCTCCCGGTGGGCCTTATGGAGGTTATGGGGGACAGTCTCATGGAACACCTTATGGACACCACGCTCCAGCAG GTAACATCCCCCCTGGTGTTAACCTTGAGGCGTACCAGTGGTTCCAGAGTGTTGACACGGACCACAGCGGCTTCATCAACCTTAAGGAGCTGAAGCAGGCACTTGTCAACTCCAACTGGTCTGCCTTCAATGACGAGACCTGCCTCATGATGATCA ACATGTTTGACAAGACGCGGACAGGCCGTATGGACCTGTTTGGCTTCTCAGCCCTGTGGGACTACATGCAGAGGTGGAGAGCTCTGTTTCAGCAATATGACAGAGACCGCTCAGGATGTATCAGTGGCCCAGAGCTGCACCAAG CCCTCGCACAGATGGGCTACAACCTGAGTCCCCAGTTTTCTGAGCAGTTGGTGCGTCGCTACATCGTGCGAGGCGGGCCGCATGGCATCCAGCTGGACCGCTTCATCCAGGTGTGCACCCAACTCCAGAGCATGACGCAGGCCTtcagggagagagacacagccATGACGGGCAACGTCCGCCTCAACTATGAAGAGTTCCTTTCTTGTGCCATCACCAGGCTCATGTGA
- the gjb9b gene encoding gap junction protein beta 9b → MNWGGLQALLSGVNKYSTVFGRVWLSMVFVFRVMVFVVAAQRVWGDDSKDFLCNTAQPGCNNVCYDHIFPISHIRLWALQLIFVTCPSLMVVGHVKYREKKDLQYTASHKGAHLYANPGKKRGGLWWTYLASLIFKAGFDAGFLYILHHVYEGFDMPRLSKCSLEPCPNTVDCYISRPTEKKIFTLFMVVSSAVCIFMCICEMVYLICKRIQKVVRRKIEADRRMFAESHEMTPMAAPRSEFKSKSSMRVDPTVSMHNLSNINTEKEASEKK, encoded by the exons ATGAACTGGGGTGGACTACAGGCCCTCCTCAGCGGGGTCAATAAATACTCAACCGTGTTCGGTCGTGTCTGGCTCTCCATGGTTTTCGTCTTCCGGGTGATGGTGTTTGTGGTGGCAGCCCAGCGGGTGTGGGGTGATGACAGCAAGGACTTTCTCTGCAACACTGCCCAACCTGGCTGCAACAACGTTTGCTACGACCACATCTTCCCCATCTCCCACATCCGCCTGTGGGCCCTGCAGCTCATCTTCGTCACCTGTCCGTCCCTGATGGTGGTGGGGCACGTCAAGTATCGCGAGAAGAAGGACCTGCAGTACACGGCCTCACACAAGGGTGCCCATCTGTATGCCAACCCTGGAAAGAAACGTGGAGGGCTGTGGTGGACATACCTG GCGAGTCTAATTTTCAAGGCAGGCTTCGACGCCGGCTTCCTCTACATCCTGCACCACGTCTATGAAGGTTTTGATATGCCCCGCCTGTCCAAGTGCTCCCTAGAGCCGTGCCCCAACACAGTGGACTGCTACATATCCCGTCCTACCGAGAAGAAGATCTTTACCCTCTTCATGGTGgtttcctctgctgtctgtATCTTCATGTGCATCTGCGAGATGGTGTACTTAATCTGCAAACGTATCCAGAAAGTTGTTAGGAGGAAGATTGAGGCAGACAGGAGGATGTTCGCAGAGAGTCACGAGATGACACCAATGGCAGCGCCCAGATCAGAGTTCAAATCCAAATCATCAATGAGAGTGGATCCCACAGTTTCTATGCACAACCTCAGTAATATCAACACTGAGAAAGAGGCATCTGAGAAAAAATAA